A genomic region of Glycine max cultivar Williams 82 chromosome 15, Glycine_max_v4.0, whole genome shotgun sequence contains the following coding sequences:
- the LOC100783759 gene encoding serine/threonine-protein kinase RIPK has translation MTLMKTLWKSIFPGCYKGEYPSPKPKKVVATKPNSSHRISVTDLSYPSTTLSEDLSISLAGTNLHVFSLAELKIITQQFSSSNFLGEGGFGPVHKGFIDDKLRHGLKAQPVAVKLLDLDGSQGHKEWLTEVVFLGQLRHPHLVKLIGYCCEEEHRVLVYEYLPRGSLENQLFRRFSASLSWSTRMKIAVGAAKGLAFLHEAEKPVIYRDFKASNILLGSDYNAKLSDFGLAKDGPEGDDTHVSTRVMGTHGYAAPEYIMTGHLTAMSDVYSFGVVLLELLTGRRSVDKNRPPREQNLVEWARPMLNDSRKLSRIMDPRLEGQYSEMGTKKAAALAYQCLSHRPRSRPSMSTVVKTLEPLQDFDDIPIGTFVYTAPPDNNEMHSAKDQCETPKRRENNNNNGHLHRNGHRHHPLKSPKTPRPQSQSQSRSNDHKHRNGRGSGSNSPPSHGKIRQGVLAY, from the exons ATGACCCTTATGAAAACCCTATGGAAATCAATCTTCCCCGGTTGTTACAAGGGTGAATATCCCTCTCCAAAGCCAAAGAAAGTGGTGGCTACAAAGCCAAATTCTTCACACAGAATTTCTGTGACGGATTTGAGTTATCCAAGCACGACTCTTTCGGAGGATCTGTCAATTTCTCTAGCGGGAACCAACCTCCATGTTTTCTCACTCGCTGAGCTCAAGATTATTACTCAACAATTCTCTTCTAGCAATTTTCTTGGAGAAGGTGGGTTCGGACCCGTGCATAAGGGGTTCATTGATGACAAGCTTAGGCATGGCCTCAAGGCTCAACCGGTGGCTGTTAAGCTCTTGGACTTGGATGGCTCGCAGGGCCACAAAGAGTGGTTG ACTGAAGTTGTTTTTCTGGGGCAACTAAGGCATCCACATCTCGTGAAGCTGATAGGATACTGCTGTGAAGAAGAACACAGGGTTTTAGTATATGAATATTTACCAAGAGGAAGCTTGGAGAATCAATTATTTAGAA GATTCTCGGCATCACTTTCATGGTCAACGAGAATGAAAATTGCTGTTGGAGCTGCGAAGGGTTTAGCATTTCTTCATGAAGCTGAGAAGCCAGTCATCTATAGAGATTTCAAAGCTTCCAACATCTTGTTAGGCTCT GATTACAATGCAAAGCTATCTGATTTTGGGTTGGCAAAAGACGGTCCCGAAGGAGATGATACTCACGTTTCAACCCGAGTTATGGGTACACACGGCTACGCAGCTCCAGAATATATCATGACAG gTCACTTGACAGCAATGAGTGACGTGTATAGTTTTGGAGTAGTGCTGTTGGAGCTGCTAACAGGGAGAAGGTCAGTGGACAAAAATCGCCCTCCAAGGGAGCAAAACCTAGTGGAGTGGGCAAGGCCAATGCTAAATGACTCTAGGAAACTCAGCAGAATAATGGATCCTAGACTTGAAGGCCAATATTCTGAAATGGGGACAAAAAAAGCAGCAGCATTGGCTTACCAATGCCTCAGCCACAGACCAAGGAGCAGACCCTCAATGAGCACAGTGGTCAAGACCCTTGAGCCACTCCAAGATTTTGATGACATTCCAATTGGAACATTTGTTTACACAGCTCCACCGGATAATAATGAAATGCATAGTGCAAAGGATCAATGTGAGACACCTAAGAGGagggaaaataataataacaatggtCACCTTCATAGGAATGGCCACAGGCATCATCCACTTAAATCCCCCAAGACCCCTAGGCCACAATCACAATCACAATCACGTTCAAATGATCACAAACACCGAAATGGAAGAGGAAGTGGATCAAATTCTCCTCCATCACATGGGAAAATTAGGCAAGGAGTTCTTGCCTATTAG